A stretch of Leptospira perdikensis DNA encodes these proteins:
- a CDS encoding TIGR04452 family lipoprotein codes for MLKKLLFVALAFSLTNCLILNPAGATIDREKGSVVASRITDAAIQTDLINSTVLVGRPSVSILSLLAADIASIDSAKYYVKADVDQCVSEIQGFKGFVLGSTITNIISCQDLKTDGFITGDPFPSF; via the coding sequence ATGTTAAAAAAATTACTTTTTGTTGCTTTAGCGTTTTCGCTAACGAACTGTCTGATCTTAAATCCAGCAGGGGCAACGATTGATCGTGAAAAAGGTTCTGTTGTGGCTTCAAGAATTACGGATGCAGCTATTCAAACGGACCTTATCAATTCTACTGTTTTAGTAGGAAGACCTAGCGTTTCTATTCTTAGTTTACTTGCGGCCGATATCGCAAGTATTGATTCGGCAAAATACTATGTTAAAGCTGATGTGGATCAGTGTGTTTCTGAAATCCAAGGCTTTAAGGGTTTTGTGCTTGGTTCCACAATCACCAATATCATTTCTTGCCAAGATTTGAAAACAGATGGTTTCATCACGGGAGATCCGTTCCCAAGTTTCTAA
- a CDS encoding SH3 domain-containing protein — protein MLKYKIVLFAFFLPTVLLPCDPFPAKTLTPIDHSAKDKSFNEFKTKFLKILKTKDRKALEEVIDNEIHFSFGAEAGKKDFLKSFQLTEKPSTSNFWELMEEVVKLGFRQNKEGQMVAPYFFETFPGDYDPFTYYLVIGKNVNVREDASKESKAITQLSYQIVRSEADDLDGRRLEKESNCNWKKICTPQGKAGYVCDRFLRSPLDYRAFFEKKKNNWFLTIFIVGD, from the coding sequence ATGCTAAAATACAAGATTGTTCTTTTTGCTTTTTTTCTCCCAACGGTTCTTTTACCCTGTGACCCTTTCCCCGCTAAGACTTTAACACCTATCGACCATTCGGCGAAGGACAAAAGTTTCAACGAATTCAAAACCAAGTTCCTAAAAATTTTGAAAACCAAAGACAGAAAGGCTTTGGAAGAAGTGATCGATAACGAAATTCACTTTTCCTTTGGTGCAGAAGCGGGGAAAAAAGATTTTTTAAAATCATTCCAACTAACAGAAAAACCATCTACTTCCAATTTCTGGGAATTGATGGAGGAAGTTGTCAAATTAGGGTTTCGTCAGAATAAAGAAGGCCAAATGGTCGCTCCCTATTTTTTTGAAACTTTTCCGGGTGATTATGATCCTTTCACTTATTATTTAGTCATTGGGAAAAATGTAAACGTAAGAGAAGATGCCTCTAAAGAATCCAAAGCCATCACACAGCTCAGTTACCAGATTGTCAGATCAGAAGCAGATGATTTAGATGGAAGGCGACTTGAAAAAGAAAGTAATTGTAATTGGAAAAAGATTTGTACACCCCAAGGGAAAGCCGGTTATGTATGTGATCGGTTTTTACGTAGTCCTCTTGACTACAGAGCTTTCTTTGAAAAAAAGAAAAACAATTGGTTTCTCACAATCTTTATTGTTGGCGATTGA
- a CDS encoding aspartate ammonia-lyase translates to MSQTIRREHDLLGERDLPADVYWGIHTLRALENYPITGKTIGTYPDLVRALAYIKRASAKANLQLGQLSKEKTKMIVDACDRILANEFHSQFVVDVIQGGAGTSTNMNANEVITNIALEMAGFTKGDYSHLHPLNDVNMSQSTNDVYPSSLKVAAVFAIKDLLSAMEELQLAFRKKSEEFKDILKIGRTQLQDAVPMTLGQEFSTYDVMLGEDISRLKEATSLIGEINLGATAIGTGINTDIRYSQIVTDILSNDTGLSLIAAPNLIEATQDTGAFVQLSGVLKRIATKLSKVCNDLRLLSSGPQGGFNEINLPAKAAGSSIMPGKVNPIIPEVVNQIAYEVIGNDITITMASEAGQLQLNAFEPIIAHSLFKSIEHLTAGCKTLEINCINGITANRELLESRVKTSAGLATALNPYIGYENATLVAKKALLENRSVESIVLELGLLEEKKLKEILSPEILTAPHTI, encoded by the coding sequence ATGAGCCAAACAATACGCAGAGAACACGACCTTTTGGGGGAACGAGATCTCCCCGCGGATGTTTACTGGGGAATCCACACCCTAAGGGCATTGGAAAACTATCCCATTACCGGCAAAACCATCGGCACTTATCCCGATCTAGTACGGGCTCTTGCTTATATCAAAAGGGCTTCTGCTAAAGCCAATCTACAACTAGGCCAACTTTCTAAAGAAAAAACAAAGATGATTGTGGATGCTTGTGACAGAATTCTAGCAAACGAATTTCATTCACAATTTGTAGTTGATGTGATCCAAGGCGGAGCTGGAACCTCCACTAATATGAATGCCAATGAAGTGATCACAAACATCGCTTTAGAAATGGCCGGTTTTACAAAAGGAGACTATTCTCACCTACATCCGTTAAACGATGTCAACATGTCACAAAGTACAAATGACGTTTATCCTTCATCCCTTAAAGTGGCAGCAGTATTTGCGATCAAGGATTTACTTTCTGCTATGGAAGAACTGCAATTAGCTTTTCGCAAAAAATCAGAGGAGTTTAAAGATATTTTAAAAATCGGGAGAACCCAATTACAGGACGCAGTACCAATGACTTTGGGGCAAGAATTTTCCACTTACGACGTCATGTTAGGTGAAGATATTAGCAGATTAAAAGAAGCAACCTCTCTGATTGGAGAAATCAATTTAGGGGCTACGGCAATTGGTACAGGAATCAATACAGACATTCGATACTCACAGATTGTTACCGATATTTTATCAAACGACACAGGTCTGAGCCTTATTGCCGCACCGAATTTAATTGAAGCCACGCAAGATACAGGTGCCTTTGTACAATTATCTGGGGTTCTCAAACGGATTGCGACCAAACTTTCTAAAGTATGTAATGACCTAAGACTTCTTTCCAGTGGACCACAAGGTGGGTTTAACGAAATCAATCTTCCGGCAAAAGCAGCAGGATCTTCCATTATGCCAGGTAAAGTGAACCCCATCATTCCAGAAGTAGTGAACCAAATTGCTTATGAAGTGATTGGGAACGATATCACAATCACGATGGCATCCGAGGCTGGACAATTACAACTCAATGCCTTTGAACCTATCATCGCGCACAGTCTTTTCAAAAGTATCGAGCACCTAACAGCTGGTTGTAAAACATTAGAAATTAATTGTATCAATGGAATCACTGCCAACCGAGAATTGTTGGAATCCCGAGTGAAAACGTCTGCAGGACTTGCCACCGCCTTAAATCCTTACATTGGATATGAAAACGCAACTCTGGTAGCAAAGAAAGCTCTATTAGAAAACCGATCCGTTGAATCCATTGTTCTTGAATTAGGTTTGTTAGAAGAAAAAAAACTAAAAGAAATCCTAAGCCCAGAAATTCTCACAGCACCTCATACAATTTGA
- a CDS encoding response regulator — MVFLVEDDVITTFLIKTLMEKFSFADEIQGFQNGEDALNALLSGTVDPDLLFLDLNMPIMDGWEFLNAINQHPKYAKLPIYILTSSIDPTDKARSAEFQNVKGYLVKPLSLKDLQSINPTIG, encoded by the coding sequence ATGGTATTCCTAGTTGAAGATGACGTGATTACAACATTTCTCATCAAAACTTTGATGGAAAAGTTTTCCTTTGCAGACGAAATCCAGGGATTCCAAAATGGAGAGGATGCTTTAAATGCTCTGCTCAGTGGTACGGTAGACCCAGATTTATTGTTTTTAGATTTGAATATGCCGATTATGGATGGTTGGGAATTTTTAAATGCCATAAACCAACATCCAAAGTATGCAAAACTTCCCATTTATATCCTCACGTCTTCCATTGACCCCACGGACAAAGCGCGGTCAGCGGAATTTCAAAATGTGAAAGGTTACCTTGTAAAACCCCTTTCCCTCAAAGATTTACAATCCATCAACCCCACAATAGGCTAA
- a CDS encoding lytic transglycosylase domain-containing protein, with amino-acid sequence MRLSDIPSVSSVLNRMESLSKLSENPKSLVSFPDVLEREWNRAKPQDNLPVNTQSLKAEGISLPFPKEADSLQASPNQTDGKTKPADIFGTIESIAKSQGMDPNLVKAMVKAESNFKPKAVSPKGAMGLMQLMPETAESLGVSDPFDPEDNIGGGVKFLKGLMKEFKDPEKAIAAYNAGPGAVKRYKGIPPYEETQKYVNKVKRYYKDFSS; translated from the coding sequence GTGAGACTTTCAGATATTCCTTCTGTATCTTCTGTTCTAAACCGGATGGAGTCCCTATCCAAACTTTCAGAAAATCCCAAGTCTCTCGTTTCCTTCCCCGATGTTTTAGAAAGGGAATGGAACCGTGCAAAACCACAAGACAACCTTCCCGTAAATACTCAGAGCCTAAAAGCAGAGGGAATTTCTCTCCCCTTCCCCAAAGAAGCCGACTCCCTGCAGGCCAGTCCCAACCAAACAGATGGAAAAACAAAACCAGCGGATATTTTCGGAACCATTGAATCCATTGCCAAATCACAAGGGATGGATCCAAATTTAGTAAAAGCAATGGTAAAAGCGGAATCTAATTTTAAACCCAAAGCCGTCTCCCCCAAAGGTGCGATGGGACTTATGCAACTGATGCCAGAAACCGCAGAATCTTTAGGTGTCTCTGATCCATTTGATCCGGAAGACAATATTGGCGGTGGTGTGAAATTCTTAAAAGGGCTTATGAAAGAGTTCAAAGACCCTGAAAAAGCAATCGCGGCTTATAATGCCGGCCCGGGAGCAGTGAAACGTTACAAAGGCATTCCTCCCTACGAAGAAACACAAAAATACGTAAACAAAGTCAAACGTTACTATAAAGATTTTAGTTCTTAA